In Bacteroidota bacterium, a single genomic region encodes these proteins:
- a CDS encoding CBS domain-containing protein yields MQTVSYILKQKGSDVASVSPDTMVRDALRIMAEKNIGAIVVKDKEKLVGIFSERDYARKIVLKDKSSKTTPISEIMTSDELITVKPGNSVDDCMVLMTERRIRHLPVVENEVLLGVISIGDLVKHIIEEQKITIENLQNYISGQ; encoded by the coding sequence ATGCAAACGGTTTCTTACATTTTAAAACAAAAGGGAAGCGATGTAGCTTCTGTGTCGCCCGATACAATGGTACGTGACGCCTTGCGCATAATGGCCGAGAAAAATATCGGTGCCATCGTTGTAAAAGATAAAGAAAAATTGGTTGGAATATTTTCAGAGCGTGATTACGCGCGTAAAATTGTGTTGAAGGACAAGTCTTCAAAAACAACTCCCATCAGCGAGATTATGACCTCCGATGAGTTAATAACCGTGAAACCCGGCAACAGTGTAGACGATTGCATGGTACTCATGACCGAACGCCGCATACGTCACTTGCCGGTTGTTGAAAATGAGGTGTTATTAGGTGTTATTTCCATTGGCGACCTTGTAAAACACATCATCGAAGAGCAAAAAATTACCATCGAAAATTTGCAGAATTATATTTCCGGTCAATAA
- a CDS encoding GNAT family N-acetyltransferase produces the protein MKQVEIADTPEKILKCWEVIYALRPHLVQEEFVALVQKMQSDKFTLLFIEEAGKAVSAAGFVEGVKLHRGKFIYIDDLSTLPSHRGKGLGTALLDWIFDYALKNNFNQVHLDSGVQRFDAHRLYLNYGFNISSHHFVKVIQPT, from the coding sequence ATGAAACAAGTTGAAATTGCCGATACTCCCGAAAAAATTTTAAAATGTTGGGAGGTAATATATGCCTTGCGCCCACACCTTGTTCAGGAGGAGTTTGTTGCCCTTGTTCAGAAAATGCAATCCGATAAATTTACCTTGCTCTTTATAGAGGAAGCAGGAAAAGCGGTGAGTGCAGCCGGTTTTGTGGAAGGAGTAAAACTCCACCGCGGCAAATTTATTTACATCGATGACTTAAGCACTTTACCATCGCATCGAGGAAAAGGATTGGGTACTGCCTTATTGGATTGGATTTTTGATTACGCGCTAAAAAATAATTTTAATCAGGTACATTTAGATTCCGGCGTGCAACGATTTGATGCGCATCGGCTTTATTTAAATTATGGGTTCAACATTTCGAGTCATCACTTTGTTAAAGTAATTCAACCAACATAA